The sequence below is a genomic window from Micromonospora aurantiaca ATCC 27029.
GAGCGGTTGCCGCTTCCGTACCCGATGCCCCCAGGCCCGCCCCGCGTGCGCCGAGACCGATCCGGCGCTCGCCGAGGTCGGCACGGGCCACCACGCGGCGTGCCTGTTCCCGCTCGACGGCGACCGGGACGGCGGCGTGGGGGAGGCCGCGACGACGCACGCCGACGCCGCCGGCACGCCGTAGGCTCGCGCCCATGGCGTTCACCACCCGGCCGACGTTGCGCGGCACGTTCGGCATGGTCTCCTCCACGCACTGGCTGGCCAGCCAGTCCGCGATGGGCGTGCTGGAACGCGGCGGCAACGCCTTCGACGCCGCGGTGGCCGCCGGGTTCGTGCTGCACGTCGTGGAGCCGCACCTCAACGGGCCGGCCGGCGAGGTGCCCGCGGTCCTCGCCACCGCGACCGACCCCACCCCGCGGGTGCTGTGCGGTCAGGGCCCGGCCCCTGCGGCCGCGACGGTCGCCCACTTCCGGTCGCTCGGCCTGGACCTCGTGCCGGGCGCCGGTCCGCTCGCCGCCGTCGTGCCGGGCGCTGTCGACGCCTGGCTGTTGCTGCTGCGCGACCACGGCACCCGAACGCTCGCCGAGGTGCTGGAACCGGCGATCGGCTACGCCGCCGCAGGCCATCCGCTGGTCGGCCCGGCCGGGCAGACCGTCGCGCGGGTCCGTTCGCTGTTCACCGACCACTGGCCGACCTCCGCGCGCCTCTGGCTCCGCGACGGCCGCCCGCCCGCGCCGGGGGAGATGGTCACCAACCCGGCGTACGCGGACACGCTGCGCCGCCTCGTCGACGCGGGACGGGCCGCTGGTGCGGACCGGGAGGCGCAGATCGAGGCGGCCCGGCTCGCCTGGCGGGAGGGTTTCGTCGCCGAGGCGATCGACGCGTTCAGCCGGCTGCCGTTCCGCGACTCCAGCGGGCGTGCGCACGCCGGGCTGGTCACCGGCGACGACCTGGCCGGATGGTCGGCCACCTGGGAGGAACCGGTCACGCTGGACTGGCACGGGCACACGATCGCCAAGACCGGCTTCTGGGGCCAGGGCCCGGTGCTGCTCCAGACGCTCTCCATTCTGGACGCGCTCGACGACCCGCGTGTCCACGACCCGTCGAGCCTGGAGGGCATCCACGCGCAGGCCGAGGCGCTGAAGCTCGCGTTCGCCGACCGGGAGGCGTGGTACGGCGACACCGACGTGCCGGGCTCCGCGCTGCTGTCGGCCGGCTACGCCCGTGCGCGGGCCGCGTTGGTCGGCGACCGTGCCGACACGACGCTGCGCCCCGGAAGCCCGGCGGGCGAGCCGCCCCGGCTCCCGTCCCACCTGCACACCGACGTGGGTCGCGGGGCCGTCCCGCAGGATCCGAGCACCGGCGAACCCACGGTACGGGCGGACGGCGTGACCCGCGGCGACACCTGCCACGTCGACGTGGTGGACCGGTGGGGCAACATCGTCTCTGCCACGCCCAGCGGTGGCTGGCTGCAGAGTTCACCTGTCATCCCGGAGCTGGGCTTCCCGCTCGGCAGCCGGTTGCAGATGTGCTGGCTGGAGGAGGGGCTCGCCTCCACGCTGCGGCCGGGGCGGCGTCCGCGTACCACGCTCAGCCCGACGCTCGTGCTCCGCGACGGCGAGCCGGTGATGGCCTGCGGGACGCCCGGCGGCGACCAGCAGGACCAGTGGCAGTTGCTGTTCCTGCTGCGGCACCTGGCCGGCGGGCAGGAGTTGCAGGAGGCGATCGACGCGCCGACGTGGCACACGACGAGCTTCCCCGCGTCGTTCTATCCACGCGAGGTCGAGCCGGGCGTGTTGGTGCTGGAGGACCGGATCGACGGCGACGTGCTGGCGGGCCTGCGCGCAAGGGGCCACACCGTCCGCTTGTCCGACCCGTGGAGCCTGGGCCGCATGTGCGCGGTGGCACGCGACCCACGCACCGGTGTCCTCTCCGCCGCGGCGAACCCCCGAGGCGCCCAGGGCTACGCCACAGGCCGCTGACCCACCCTCCCCTGAGCGCGGCCGTGGGCGTACGGGCATGATGGGGCCGTGGCCGGGCCCTGTGTCGCAGTCCTGCTGCCCGATCCGTGGACCGCTTCGCATGTCGAACTGTTCCGGGTCTGGCTGGCGGAGGCGCTCACCAACCAGACCGGCGACTGGTGGCTGCTCCGAGAGCCGTCCCGCTTGGGCTGGCAGGCTGAGTCACCGGTTACCGGGCCGATGCTGGTCGAGCCGGATGACTGGGACGTGGAGGATCCGGACGAGGCAACATTTCTGGCGCGCGCCGCCGGGTTCCGGCCCGCGACAGAGGTCGTTCTGGCCTCGGCGACGAACGGCGTGGACGACCACCGGTTCCTGGCGCATCTCGCGGTAGCGATAGCGCACCGGTACGGCGGCCTGATCGATCTCACCGGTCCACTACCGGTCCCACCTCCGGCGAGAGTCCGCGTCCTCGATGCCGTCGAGGCCGGTACCGGGATCGAGGAGTGGTGGGCCGGATCCCGGGAGACCCTCAGGATGCTCGGCGGGGCATGGCACGAGATCCCCTACGTGGCCGCCGGTGGCACCCGGCACATCTACCACGTCGTCGAGCCCGATCTCCTGACAGTTTGGTTGACGCATCCACAATTTCGCATGGTGAAGTAGCGCGACGAGTCTGGCGACGTCGAGCCGGCCCAGGGAGAGGGCAGGGTCAGGTGTCGATCCGGGTGATGTTGCGGATCTTGTTGGCGGCGTCGAGGGCGGCCACCTTGTACGCCTCCGCCAGCGTCGGGTAGTTGAAGACGGCGTCCAGCAGGTAGTCGACGGTGCCGCCGCAACCCATCACGGCCTGCCCGATGTGGACGATCTCGGTGGCGCCCGTGCCGAACACGTGCACCCCGAGCAGCCGCCCGTCCTCGGGTGAGACCAGCAGTTTCAGCATGCCGTACGAGTCGCCGACGATCTGCCCCCGGGCCAGCTCCCGGTAGCGGGCGATGCCCACCTCGAACGGGACGGACGCATCCGTCAGCTCCTCCTCGGTCTTCCCGACGAAGCTGATCTCCGGAATGGTGTAGATGCCGATCGGTTGCAGGTCCGACATGCCGCGCGCCGGTTCGCCGCAGGCGTGCTGGGCGGCCAGCCGGCCCTGTTCCATCGAGGTGGACGCCAGCGCGGGGAAGCCGATCACGTCGCCGACGGCGTAGATGTTCTCGACGGTGGTGCGGTAGTCGGCGTCGACGGTGATCCGGCCCCGGTGGTCGGCGGTGAGCCCGGCCGCCTCCAGCGCGAGGTCGTCGGTCTGCCCCTGCCGCCCGGCCGAGTACATCACCGTGTCGGCGGCGATCTTCTTGCCGCTGCGCAGGACGCAGAGCGCAGCGCTGCGGTGCTTCTCCACGGCGGCCACCTCCTCGCCGAAGCGGAAGGTCACCGACAGGTCCCGCAGGTGGTACTTCAGGGATTCGACGATCTCCTCGTCGCAGAAGTCGAGCATCCGCGGGCGGCGCTCGACCACTGTCACCTTGGTGCCGAGCGCGGCGAACAGGGACGCGTACTCCATGCCGATCACCCCGGCGCCGACGACGACCATGCTGCGCGGTACGGCCTGGAGGTTGATGACGCCGTCGGAGTCGACGATCGTCCGGTCGTCGAAGTCGACGCTGTCCGGGCGGGCCGGGCGGGTGCCGGCGGCGATGACCGCCTTGTCGAAGCTGACCCGGGTCTCCCGGCCGGAGCCGGCGTCGACCCAGACGGAGTGGGCGTCGGCGAACCGGCCGGTGCCGGTGATCAGCGAGACCTTGTTGCGGGCCAGCTGGTTGCGGATGACGTCGGTCTGCCGGGTGATCACGTGCTGGGTGCGGGCGGCCAGGTCCGCGACGGTGATGTCCTCCTTGACCCGGTAGCTGCTGCCGTAGAGGTCGCGCTGACTCAGCCCGGTCAGGTAGAGGACCGCCTCGCGCAGCGTCTTGGACGGCACGGTGCCGGTGTTGATGCACACTCCGCCGAGCATGTCGCGGCGGTCCACGATCGCGACGCGGCGGCCCAGCTTCGCCGCGGCGATCGCCGCCTTCTGTCCACTCGGTCCGGAGCCCAGCACCAGCAGGTCGTAGTCATACACGAGCGCCAGCCTCGCAGGGTCTCGCAACCCGCGCCAGCCGAGACGCCCCCACGAAGATCGATCACTGCCGTAGGGTGCGCTGATGCGCCGCCCCGTAACCCTGATCATGCTCCTCGTACCGTTGCTCGTCGCCGGGTGCACCACCGCTCCCGCCACCCCGGCCGCGACCCCCTCCGCCTCCACTTCGCCGAGCCCGACCGCGCCCGCCGTCGACTACGCCGCCTGGCAGGCGGGGCGGTCGACGCCGGTGGCCGACCCGGTCTATCCGGCCCGGGGCACCGACGCGCTGGACGTCCTGCACTACGACCTCGCGCTGGAGTGGGCGCCGTCGACCACCACCCTCACCGGCACCGCCACGCTGCGGATCCGGCCGGTGAAGGACGCGCCGAGCCTGGTTCTCGACTTCATGCCCTACCAGCTCGACAGCGTCACGCTGGACGGCGCTACGGTTCCCGGCGCGGTGGCGAAGGAGAAGCTGACCGTGTCCGCCCCGGTGGTGGCGGACGAGCCGGTGACCCTGGTGGTCACCTACCACGGCCGGCCGAAGACGACCCCGATGCC
It includes:
- a CDS encoding gamma-glutamyltransferase family protein — translated: MAFTTRPTLRGTFGMVSSTHWLASQSAMGVLERGGNAFDAAVAAGFVLHVVEPHLNGPAGEVPAVLATATDPTPRVLCGQGPAPAAATVAHFRSLGLDLVPGAGPLAAVVPGAVDAWLLLLRDHGTRTLAEVLEPAIGYAAAGHPLVGPAGQTVARVRSLFTDHWPTSARLWLRDGRPPAPGEMVTNPAYADTLRRLVDAGRAAGADREAQIEAARLAWREGFVAEAIDAFSRLPFRDSSGRAHAGLVTGDDLAGWSATWEEPVTLDWHGHTIAKTGFWGQGPVLLQTLSILDALDDPRVHDPSSLEGIHAQAEALKLAFADREAWYGDTDVPGSALLSAGYARARAALVGDRADTTLRPGSPAGEPPRLPSHLHTDVGRGAVPQDPSTGEPTVRADGVTRGDTCHVDVVDRWGNIVSATPSGGWLQSSPVIPELGFPLGSRLQMCWLEEGLASTLRPGRRPRTTLSPTLVLRDGEPVMACGTPGGDQQDQWQLLFLLRHLAGGQELQEAIDAPTWHTTSFPASFYPREVEPGVLVLEDRIDGDVLAGLRARGHTVRLSDPWSLGRMCAVARDPRTGVLSAAANPRGAQGYATGR
- a CDS encoding DUF6368 family protein → MAGPCVAVLLPDPWTASHVELFRVWLAEALTNQTGDWWLLREPSRLGWQAESPVTGPMLVEPDDWDVEDPDEATFLARAAGFRPATEVVLASATNGVDDHRFLAHLAVAIAHRYGGLIDLTGPLPVPPPARVRVLDAVEAGTGIEEWWAGSRETLRMLGGAWHEIPYVAAGGTRHIYHVVEPDLLTVWLTHPQFRMVK
- the sthA gene encoding Si-specific NAD(P)(+) transhydrogenase; this encodes MYDYDLLVLGSGPSGQKAAIAAAKLGRRVAIVDRRDMLGGVCINTGTVPSKTLREAVLYLTGLSQRDLYGSSYRVKEDITVADLAARTQHVITRQTDVIRNQLARNKVSLITGTGRFADAHSVWVDAGSGRETRVSFDKAVIAAGTRPARPDSVDFDDRTIVDSDGVINLQAVPRSMVVVGAGVIGMEYASLFAALGTKVTVVERRPRMLDFCDEEIVESLKYHLRDLSVTFRFGEEVAAVEKHRSAALCVLRSGKKIAADTVMYSAGRQGQTDDLALEAAGLTADHRGRITVDADYRTTVENIYAVGDVIGFPALASTSMEQGRLAAQHACGEPARGMSDLQPIGIYTIPEISFVGKTEEELTDASVPFEVGIARYRELARGQIVGDSYGMLKLLVSPEDGRLLGVHVFGTGATEIVHIGQAVMGCGGTVDYLLDAVFNYPTLAEAYKVAALDAANKIRNITRIDT